The Pasteuria penetrans genome segment ATCCTATTGGGTATGAAAATTTCCCAACTACAACTTATGCTGATATGGGAAATCCTATCCATCGGTAGTTGCTCTACTATCGCAGGGATTTTCCTGGGCGTCCTATTGAATATGAGTTTACTGCATCTCCTCAAACTGAACGTGGAGTACTTTCAGCTGGCGTTTCATTTTTCCGAGAAATCCCTCTACATTTCTACGGCCTCGTGCCTATTGTTGTTCCTCTTAGCAGCCTTGATCATGCCCCTTTTGGTTCGGGAACAACACATCCTCCGATTTTTCCGTGATGGGGGGGAGAGAAGAGAGGGTAAATCGGATCTTTCCATAGGGATTCTTCGTTCCATTCTGTCCTTTTTCTTTCTGGGATTGGTAATCGTCCTCTGTTGGTTTTGGCCTATCCCCGTCGAACTTACGTTTCATAGGTACACCCCCTTTATCCCCACGTTGTTAGTCTGTTTGGTTCTTACGACATTGGGCATTTACTTTTTTTATCGTCAGGGTATGGTAATGATAGCGAAATTTCTTCTCCAGAAACACCAGTTTTCCTGGAGAAAATCTCGACTGTTATGGATGAGCAGTATAACCTACCGGTTGCGTGAAAACGCCCATTTCCTATCCCTTTTTTCCCTATTGCTCACAATCTCATTTATTTCTATTAGTTTGTTCCCTCCTCTTTTTTCCGTGTTCTTTTCTTCGCAATATGATTCACACCTAAATACATACTATTATAATTATTCAAAAGAGAAAAACGTAATGCCATCAATCATTTATTCCCTAGGGGAGAAGGGAAGGTCTTCCCCCCTAGAAAAGCAGTGGAGATCATTAGATTCCATTCTTACTGCCGGTGGTCTGGTACGCTTCGTTTCCCAACCACTGGTGCTTGTGCACAGAAGGAACACGCAACTGGAATATACGGAAGGCTATTTTATTCGGGCGAGGGATTACAATGAAATGGCCCGGAGAAGCGGAAAACCCTTTCTCACCCTGGGTACTAATGATGCCATGGGTATGGATTATGCGTATGCAAACGATACAGGCTCGGAGTTTCCCTATCCACTGCTCAAAGATTTGGGGATCCAGGAGGTGCAGCATTCCGGAACCAAAGGGAATACCGTTTTTCCTCGTATGGATGTACCACAGTGGATATTGGGGGATTATGCGTATGCAAAGGTTTCAAAACACTACAAAATAAAAAAAGTACAACATGTGAATTATTTTTTGCCATATAATGGTACAAATATTTATATTATAAACACTATGATTAGATTAAATAAGTATTTCCGGGGAGCTTCCCCTCCTACCTATTCTACCCACCTTTCCAACGGTATGTCGGGGGGAGTCGTATATGCAAAGAATTATGAACCCTATTTGTGGAAGGTATTGGCCCAGTCCACTGCTATTTCCTATGTAATCGTGTTTTTTGTTTTTATGATCGCAGCAGATGGCTTTCTTTTGTCCCGCATCTACACGGATATAGAGGGTCAAAGGCAGCAGTTTCTCAACCTGTTGCGGGTGGGTTTTTCCGTCCGTGATGTACGAAGATCAATCACAAACCAGATGGCCTTCATTTTCTTCTCGCCCCTGTTGCTATCCACCATTTTTACCGCCTCCGCACTTCGTTATGGATGCCGTTACCTGTTGAAATATCCTATTCTTGGGGAGGAAATCGAATTTCCTGACTGGTCCAGTTTGGTAGGGGTGATCGCTGTAGCCCTGGGTGTACATTTTGCCATGTTTTTCCTAACTCGTGCGTGGGTATGGCGTAACATACAAGGACAATGGAATTCCACAAGGGGTGGTGTTCCCTAGGTCCCCTGTGTTGCAACACTACCTGCGCCTTTTGACGCTTTCCTCCCATGGTTCTTCGCCTTACTCATCTCCCGAACCCACATCGGACGGGAATCTTCCGTCCTGCCTTTTCCCAAAATGCTCATCACCTGCTGATCCCGGAAAGCCCTCTCCCCCGTCCTCCGTAGGACACGACACACATTACCCTACACGTACTCCTCCCACATTATGTGACTCTTACGAGTTCCATGGGGTTTTGCCCATTCAGTACCCGTCTGATGTTACGTTCTTCCTCCGTACCCCCTCCCTGCTGTGTTCTATCCGGGTTTCGATCCAATGTTGCCTGGTCCAACTTGTGATCGTCCCCTTATTTCGCGATTGTGTGTGAGCCGATTCAGCTAAACCCTTTACCCTCCCTTTACAAGGGTTTTATCGCTACCATAGGCTAACGATCCGACTATTGTGCACAGGGAGCCCTGGTTGTCCTGGGTTTTTATTACGCCTTGCTGTGTGTGACCAGACGGCGTTGTTCCGTGCGACGTCGAGTGGACCCAGTATTTCAACCGATACCCTCACAGAACTGAACACTCTCACGTGATCCGGCCCTTATCATCCCGCATAAATCAACGGTGCACAACGTGGTGTGTCCACTATGATGGTTGTGTGGATGGCGGCAAGACCGATATGATTTCTCGTTTTCCACTTGATCGTTCCGGAACCCGTGATGATATCTCTTGGCCCTTTACAGCCTGGCGACGATCAAGCCGTTAGACGTCTGTACGACAGGTTTCCAGGTTGCACACAGGAAGGACTGGGTTGGGTTCATTCCGCCCATACACCACAGGCCACTAGGACATAAGGTCTTCTTCCCTAGCTTGGTCCCAGAAGGATCCTTACCCTCTAGTTTCGACATGAATGGCTCGTTTCGATGCCGTCGCCCAGCCGGTTCGATTGCGCCAATCTCCTCAAACACCCACCGAACGGGGTCGGGCCCCGCCTTTTCCCCCCTAGCTACCCAAGACCCCATGCTCTTACCATGGACCGCGCTAGGGCGGTTGGGAACCTACCACCTATCGATCGGTTCCCAACCAAGGGCCTACCTCCATCTTTTCTGCACCCTAGCTTGGGTGCACACCCATAATAAGCGCCTGGACTGGATTCCACCCATCCGTGTGCACCGCATGCCCACCCAGATCGTAAGTTGGTCGTCCCCCGTGACTTTCCCCGATGTGTCAAGCCACGCCTCGGTTTTGGCATGAATGGTTCCTTTCGATGCGTGATCGAACGGTTCACCCGTGTTGAGCTCCCTAACCCCCACCGGACAGGGGTTCTAGCCCCGCCTCTTCCGAGACCGATCCCCACCAGAAATCTTTCCACACCATCATTGTTAGATGGTTTGAGGCCCGCTGCCCACCAACTGGCCTCGAAGAGGGACCATGTACAATCTCCATCACTTATATAACCTACTTGACACACGCCTGAGTAGTAGAATACTAACTTTATAGAGGAAAAGATTCCCCCTATCCAAAGTAGCCATCCTAAGAGAGCAAACAAAAAATGGGGGGCCACTGGAAACGGATTGGAATCTCGTCGTTCTGTACAAGGTCATAGGGGCCGGTTATCTAGATGGATTTATTCCTTGTTACGGTGGGTTTTCCCGTGGGCGAGGGGGAACGGAAAACAGGTACGATTATACTTTACAGTCTATTTGCAAAAGACATGTAAAGTATTGTGTTGGAACTGTTTACATGATATATTATCAATGTACCTAATATACCATTGATTTCAAGAGAATTGTAGACTCGCCGGTACGTTCCCCCCAAGGACCGGTATTCCCCCTTCCTCATCCCTGTATAGGATGTAGGGTTTGAAGGGGAGAGGAGTTATACACAATCAAATCATTCCATGTGGTTAGAGGTGCGTTGTTGATGGGTGTAGGTATAGACGAAAATCATGGCGGGTCGTTGTGGTGGTATCTATGGGAAATAGAGGAATATCTATATTTTCTATAATTTTGTCCATGTGTGTTCCATAGTTTCATAGGGGTATAAGGGTATTTTATGTGGTTTTCCTTACGGCGCCTCTGGGTTCAGGTATTGATATACCTAATCTTAGGATCATACACTCGTTTTTCCTCTCGTATGAATTGATAGAGTGGGATTCCCATTATGCAATATTCATTCGGGATTTATTTTAGTTTTATTATATAATTTGAATCAAGGAGAGATTGGGTCACTATGACAGGAAATAGAGCAAACCGTATACAAGCTTTAATTTTATCAACAAGTCTCTTGGCAATGCCCTTTATTTCATACCCCTCCCATGCCAATGCCATTGCAAGTAACATCCCCACTATAGAACCCGATGATAATCTTACTCCCAAGAGGCCTACGATACTTGATGAAACAGATAATTGGAAGGATAATGAACATGAAAAAACTAAGAAAAAATTGTTAGAAAATAGAAAACAAATAAATGATAACTATAATAATTTTACAGAGCAAGATATCCGTATAAAAAATCGTTTGACAGACCATGATGATTCCTTACGTGCTACCAGAGAGGCAATTGATGGTAACATTGCACCCATCGTAGATAAAAATAAAAAGGATATTGAAACAAATAAGAATGGTATTGCAACGAACGCTGAAGGAATAAGTAAGAATGCAAAAGGAATAAGTGAGAATGCAAGGGGTAAGGAAATACTAGCAAAGGGTCTAAATGACCATCAAACATCCCTCGACCAACACGGACTTCAACTGGGTCAGCACGAGGAAAAGATAAAGGCAATTGAAGAAAAGATAAAAGGGGGAAAGATAACCCCAACGGTTATCGAAAACGGGGATCGTGCCCACGTGAAAATTGGTGCCTATGATATAGAGATTTCGTCCAGAGAATATAATGATTTAAAAATAAAAATAAGCAGCACTAATCAAAAACTTATAGATGTGCTGAATGAAGTGAAACTGAATGGTACAACGAGGACCCTTACAATCAACGGAATTACTATAGATATCAGCTCTACTACCACACTCCATGAGTTGAAACAGATGAGTTGGGCCATGGTGTTCCCATCTTATCTACAGCAGCACCCGAGTTTCGTTTTGAACGGCGTACCGGTTCAACAAGTAGGACTCGTTGCCAATACCACGGGAGCAGCAGTAGTACCCTCCACTGTTGCGGGTACCTCCGCAGCTAATCAAGCCAACCCAGTTTCCTCGGGTAACCCCAGATCATCTACAACAACCCCCAACGCTGACAACAAGTCCCCTGGCAATGACAAGCCATCGGGCGGTAAACCCACTGAGGGTGTACCCTCCAGCAAACCCAGTGGGAATCCTGAGGGTAGTTCACCCAGCGGGAATCCTACAAATGGTCCAATAAAGAGGGGTGGGGCGAACCCTTCCCATAACTTGGCTGACACAGCCAATACAGAGACCTTCTACACAATCTACACTTCTGGTGCAGCGGCAGCAGTAGGTTTGGGGGTCCTCACTTTCCTCCGTCTACGTCGTCGCAAAGGAAAAGATTCTGTATAAATACGGTAATCAATCCGATTGATTCAGGAACAACAACCCCACGGCGAAATGCCATGGGGTTGTTGCGTTCATTGGGGGAACTTTTGCATTCGTCCCCAGGATCAATAGGGAGAAAGGTGCTGGTGTACATAACCGTGATGGGAACCGTCACCATCCCAACCACGTCATTTCTTATTTTCTAATATTCATTCATAGATCAATATAAGGAGGGGATCATTCTATTTTGCACCATCGCTATGCTGCTATGTTGAAACCATCGGAAAACACCTCTTGAGAATGCCAACCACACCGACTGGTAGATACCCTCCGTTCCCACCATCAATGTCTATTTCGATTGTATCCCGTATTTCTTCCCAGCATCACAACGGGTCACTCCGTCCGTACCAGGTGGCCCCCATCACCCTTGTATCCGTATCAATTTCCCTGGGTCCCGTCTGCCTCGGTCCTCTCATCCGTCCCATCCATTTCAGCTACCCCAGTTGCGTTGGTCTCCCCATCCGTTCCGGTCCTTTTGATCATATCAGTCACCTCGCCTACCTCAGTCGCCCTGGATACCCCAGTTTTGGTCGACGTCCCGGTCGATTCCTCCCCTGCCGTTCCGGTCCCTTTGGCAGCAATCCCCGTTCTACCAGCCGTCGCTGCTGTTTTGACCGCCCTAGTAGCCCCCACAGCGCCAACATTCTCCTCTTCCACAACTTCCATAATTTCCGATTCCTCTGTTTCCCCATCCACACAAAGCCGCAAAGACCGATAACGAACCATACCAGTACCCGCGGGTACCAATTTACCGATGATTACATTTTCCTTGAGACCAAGCAAACGATCCACTTTACCCTTAATAGCTGCATCCGTCAACACACGCGTTGTCTCCTGAAAAGAGGCCGCGGAAAGAAAGGACTCTGTTTCCAATGAGGCCTTGGTAATCCCAAGCAACACGGGACGCGCCACCGCGGGATCCAACTCCTTAGCAAAAGCCTCACGATTCGCTACCTCGAATTCATGAATATCCACTACAGAACCGGGCAACAAACCCGTAGCACCGGCATCCGTAAGCCGAACCTTGCGCATCATCTGACGAATGACAACCTCCACATGCTTATCGTTGATTTCCACACCCTGCATGCGATAAACCTTCTGTACTTCCTGCAAAATATACTGCTGCACACCGTGCACGCCTTTCACGCGCAGCAACTCTTTGGGATCAATGGATCCCTCCGTAATTACATCCCCTGCCTTCATATGATCCCCTTGTCTAACCTTCATCCTGGAACCATAGGGAACGGTATGCACCTTATTCTCTACCTTACCCTCCACCTCAACCTCACGTCGATCACGTACCTCACGAATATCAATGACCTTACCATCAATTTCACTAACCACAGCCTGACCCTTGGGATTTCTTGCCTCAAAGAGCTCCTGAATACGCGGCAAACCCTGTGTGATATCATCACCCGCTACCCCACCTGTGTGGAAGGTACGCATGGTCAACTGCGTACCAGGTTCCCCAATGGATTGGGCAGCAATAATACCCACAGCCTCACCAATCTCCACTGCCGTACCGGAAGCCAGATTACGACCATAGCAACGTTTGCAAACCCCGTGCCTTGTTCGACAGGCCAACACCGAACGAATTACCATACGCTCAATCCCCGCCTCCAGGATCTGAGCCGCCACTTCCTCATCCACCAACTGATTGGGTCCAACCAAAACCTCACCCGTTTGGGGATGCACTACCGTTTGAAAAGACAACCGACCCAGGATCCGGTCCCCCAGCTCTTCTATGACCTCATTTCCATCCTGAATACGTTCCACCCAAAGACCTTTATCCGTTCCACAATCCTCCTCCCGCACAATCACATCCTGAGCCACATCCACCAAACGGCGCGTCAGATAACCGGAATCGGCCGTACGCAAAGCTGTATCGGCCAAACCCTTTCTTGCACCGTGCGTGGAGATAAAATATTC includes the following:
- a CDS encoding FtsX-like permease family protein, which gives rise to MTLFQCVIRMMIRKPQVYIGLALNTAVVAAVVFAYATFVFHPQLDMLWHGEKQTITEQLLRIMFGVLMLCSLLSLLYFLSVLCRERRKQFGIFILLGMKISQLQLMLIWEILSIGSCSTIAGIFLGVLLNMSLLHLLKLNVEYFQLAFHFSEKSLYISTASCLLLFLLAALIMPLLVREQHILRFFRDGGERREGKSDLSIGILRSILSFFFLGLVIVLCWFWPIPVELTFHRYTPFIPTLLVCLVLTTLGIYFFYRQGMVMIAKFLLQKHQFSWRKSRLLWMSSITYRLRENAHFLSLFSLLLTISFISISLFPPLFSVFFSSQYDSHLNTYYYNYSKEKNVMPSIIYSLGEKGRSSPLEKQWRSLDSILTAGGLVRFVSQPLVLVHRRNTQLEYTEGYFIRARDYNEMARRSGKPFLTLGTNDAMGMDYAYANDTGSEFPYPLLKDLGIQEVQHSGTKGNTVFPRMDVPQWILGDYAYAKVSKHYKIKKVQHVNYFLPYNGTNIYIINTMIRLNKYFRGASPPTYSTHLSNGMSGGVVYAKNYEPYLWKVLAQSTAISYVIVFFVFMIAADGFLLSRIYTDIEGQRQQFLNLLRVGFSVRDVRRSITNQMAFIFFSPLLLSTIFTASALRYGCRYLLKYPILGEEIEFPDWSSLVGVIAVALGVHFAMFFLTRAWVWRNIQGQWNSTRGGVP